Genomic DNA from Colius striatus isolate bColStr4 chromosome 7, bColStr4.1.hap1, whole genome shotgun sequence:
AGGAGCCGATGTCGAAGGCGTCGGCCGCGTTCACCTCCCCGCGGGGAGGGATGAGGGGTGGTGGGTACTGCCAGGGCACGGGGGGGAGGGTGTAAAGGGTGGCTGCCCATGCCCTCTCACCCTTTCCCATGCCCCCTCACTCCTTCCCGTGCCCCTTTCAccccttcctgtgccccctCACTCCTTCCCGTGCCCTTTTCACACCTTCCCGTGCCCTCTCACTCCTTCCCGTGCCCCTTCCACCCCTTCCCGTGCCCCTTTCaccccttcccgtgcccccaGCCTCACCTTCTGCAGGAAGACCATCTGCCAGTCCAGGCCTTTGAAGAAGGGCTCCTCCTTCACCTCCTGTGCCCTGGGGAGTGAGGGAGGGGGTGAGggtgctgctccagcccccCCTCTCCCCGCTGCAGGCCCAGCCCCGTGATGCCCAGCACACTCACCCCCTGCCCATGCAGCCCAGGCGCCGGTTGACGTCGCGCTGCAGCAGCCCCTCGAGCAGCGAGTGCAGCTCAGGGGAGAAGGAATCCGGCAGCTCCACGGCCTgtgggggagggcagggggtggcACTGAGACCCTGGCGTGCCCAGGCACACAAACACAGACAtggacagacacacagagacacacacacacacacacagacacacacacagagagacacagacacacagacacacacacacacagacacagagagacacggacacacacacatacacagacagacacagacagacacacagagacacacagacagacagacacacagacacacacacacagacacacagagacagacacacacacacagacacacacagacacagacacacacacagacacacagagacacacacacacagacacacacagacacacagacacacagagacagacacacagacacacagacacagacagacacacagagacacacacagacacacacacagacacagacacacacacagacagacacacacagacacacacagacacacacagacagacacacagagacagacagacacacagagacagacagacacacagagacacacacagacacacacacagacacagacacacacacagacagacacacacagacacacagacacacagagacacacacagacacacacacacacacagacacacacacagacagacacacagacagacagacacacacacagacacacagagacacacacacagacacacagacagacacacagacacagacacacacacacacagagacacaaacacacacagacacacccACACCCACACGTGTgtgcagggggcacagggagctgtgCCCACCCCCCTGCCCGCCCCTGCTCACCATGGTCAGCGTCATCCTGTCGATCTCGTGCTTGTCCTTGGTCTTGTGCTGCCGGAAGGGGCTGTGCCTGCCACGGCgaagggaggggggagggcACCTCAGGAGGGGGTGTCCCCTCCCCGTGtgcccaccccctgcccagccACTCACCCCCGCAGCAGTTTGAAGAGCATGCAGCCCAGCGAGAACCAGTCGGCGCTGCTGTCGTAGGCCACCCCCTTCTGCAGCACCTCCGGAGCCATGTAGCCGTGGGTGCCCCTGGGCgggtggcacagggcagggtgaggggcgGCGCCGGGGGGGGgcgggcaggggcaggggcaggggcaggggcaggggcaggggcaggggcacaCTCACACGCTGGCGTGGGGCTTCTTCTTGGAGAAGTCGCAGGCCAGGCCCAGGTCTGAGATCCGGACGTGCCCAAACTCGTCCAGGAGGATGTtggctggctgcagggacacggGTGCCAGCCCTCAGGCCGTGGGCACGGCGTGGGGCGGGCacaggggctttgggggggggCGCTGTGGGATTTGGGGAGGGCTGAGGTGCCAGTGGGAGTGAGAAGAGCTGTTGGAATCTGCAAgtgccctcccctcaccccaagGTCTCAGCATGTGCCCGTGGGGTCCCAAGGGATGCCCGAGGAGTTTGGGGGGGGTAGGTGGGCATCACATGGCATTTGAGAGGGGTCTGTGGGTGCCTGAGGGTCCTGGTGGTGAGTTTTACAGCGCCAGGGGGTGCTGATGTCTAGACAGTAGTCTGGGGGTGCCCATGGgttgggggtgccagggggttGGGGGTGCCCTGGGTTGGGGGtgcccagggctggaggtgcccagggctggaggtgcCAGGGGGCTGGGGATGCATAGGGGTGGAGGTGTCCTGGGTTGAGGATGCCTAGGGATAGGGATGCCAGGGGGCTGGAGGTGCCTAGGGGTGGAGGTGCCCACAGCTAGGGCTGTCTTAGGTTGGGGGTGCCCTGGGTTGGGGgtgcccaggggctgggggtgcccaggggctgggggtgcccagGGGGCTGGGTGATGCTTGGGGGTGGAGGTGCCCTGGGTTGGGGGTGCCCAGAGGCTGGGAGTACCCAGGGGCTGGGAGtgcccagggctggaggtgcCAGGGGCCTGAGGGTGCCCAGGGCTGAGTgtgccagggagctgggggtgcctAGGGGTGGAGGTGCCCTGGGTTGGGGGTGCCCAGGGTCTGGGGGTACTCATGGACTGAgggtgcccagggctgggggtgccagggggctGGGTCACCTTGAGGTCACGGTACACGACGAAGCGGCTGTGCATGTGCTCCAGGCCCAGGATGATCTCAGCAGCGTAGAACCTCATCTCTGCCTCTGAGAAGACGCCGTGCTGGGACAGGTGATAATGCAGGTCTCCTCCTGCCAGGACAGGGACAAGCTGTgagcctggcactgcctgctgcagccccaaggATGATGGGGGCTGGGTAAGGTGGTGCTTGGAGCCGTGGGGTGCCTGGGGACTGGAGCCTCTCACCGTTCATGAGGTCGAGGATGAAGCTGAGCTTGTCGGGAGTGTGGAAGGCGTAGGACATGCACACGATGAAGGGACAGtcctggcagcacagggcaggtgAGGCAGTGCCCTGGGGATGCCCCCTGCCCCTCACCCCggtgcccacagcccctcaccccTGTGCTGACGAGGGACAGCATGATGCGCTCGTTCAGGGCCAGCGTCTCGCCCTGCTTCATCTTGATCCGCTTCTTGTCCAGACACTTCATGGCATACCTGTGGGCAAAGGCtccctgcaggggctgctgctgcctgtgcccaccGTGCCAGGTCCCTCCACCACCACCCTACAGCCACGACatccccagagacccccccacaatgctcccacagccccctctCGCCATGGGAACaaccccagagacccccccaacACTCCCATAGCCCCCCTCTGGCTACAGGAGCACCctcagagaccccccccaaTGGTCCCACAGGCCTCTCTGGCCATGGGAGCACCCCCAGAGAtgccccccagcagcagcccccccgTGCCAGCCTGGGGGTTACATTTTGCCCGTGTCTGCTTTCCGGCAGCCGTAGACCTCCCCGAAGCCGCCGCGGCCGATGATCCGGTGAACGCTGAAGTCGTTCATGGTGagctggaggaggggaaggggggaggaagaaaaggaggaggaggaggaggtgggggtGAGCCTGGGCACCCCAAACCCTGCAGCACCTGCCTGGTGGTTGAGGAGTTGGGGGGAGGGAGTCCCATCCCCTGCCTCGGTTTCCCCGGGTGAGAGGGGGCCTCAGCTCACGGTGAGCATGGGCAGGGGTGGGAGAGACACCCATGAGCGAGGGGGGAGCCAGGGGGGAGTGTGAGGGTGCTGGTCTGAGGGTACCCACAGCCACACCCCCTccctggctgtgcccagaggtgcctgaggcaCAGGGGTCCCTGCTCACATGGATGTTCAGCTCCACGTTCTTCCACTGGCAGAACCGCGTGAACTTGTCACTGCAACGAAGCAGAGAGAGGCCAAGAGTGGAGGCCGTGGAGAAACCCCCTCCCCAAgaccctcctcagggcagaaaGACCCCTTGGGCCTGCAGCACCTCCCCCCAGGGACCTGCCATCAGCAAAGGGAGAGACCCTGGGCCGGGCCTGGGTGTGAGAAGCGTCCCCCGGgtccctgggctggggacagacgcccctggagctgctgcctaAGAAGGGACCCCTGGTcctcagctgggctgggagcccCTGGTCCCCAGCAGGATGGGCCCCCCCTCCCCACGGGGGGCTTTTCCCcacccctcacccctccccagCTCACCTCTCGATGAATTTCTGGAAGACGCCCCCGCGCAGGTTCTGGCAGATCTCCTCGATGTAGGGCTGGGGGGCACACGGGGCTCAGTGCCAGGGCCCTGCTGCTCACCCCCCAGGTCACCCCCTGCCCAGGGGCTTCACACCCCCGTCCTGGGGGTCTCAGgtacccccccccccgcccccctgGCATGCTTCTGCCACCCAGGGCCACCTTGAGTCTCTGAGGACCCCGGTGCCACCCTCCCTGGGTCACCTCCACGGCCACCCTCTGAGGAGCCCCCCAGGCAGCAGCgacccccctctccccatccctcaccaccaccagcccccagccccccctgGAAGGATTAACCCTGCGAGTACCAGAGGTAGCAGGGCCCCCCCTCTCTGTCCCGGGTGATGCCCACCTGGAAGAGGTCTGGGGGCACCTGCTTCTTGCTCAGGCGGCTCTGCACGTGCTCCGTGGCGCTCTTGGAGAAGGGCTGTGAGGTAAGACGGGACCAGGTCAGCCTGGGCACACCTGGGGCACTGGGTACAGGCCTCCCACTTGGCtctgaggccctggcacaccATCCCCCTCCCACCATGGTGGGCACTCACGTGGGAGCAGGCCAGCAGCTCCTTCATGATGTAATGGTCGAAGATGTGGCGGCTCCGGGCCATGCGCTCCTCCTCCGAGTCCAGCTTCTCGTACTTCTTGATCTGGCAAGGGCACAGCTCCCGTGGCACAGGGGCCCCCCAAGCCCTCACCCTCACCCCACGCTTCTGGGGGTGTCCCATGGGCACCCTGATGGGCGCCACATCCCCTGGGTACCCAGGGCATCGCCTCCCGGCCCCGCTGGGCACCACGTGTCGGGGTTCTCTGTGTGGTGCTGTGCCCGTGGGCACTGTGggcaccaaccccccccaaCCCTCCTGTCTCACCTCCTCATAAAACTCCATCAGGGCTTTGGCCTCCTCTGCCTGGGTAAAGGCAAAGTCCCGGAAGAGCAGGTACCCTGGCAGGGACAGAGCCGTGGGGTGaggggccagcagcagggacaaggGGCACAGGGCTGAGGCGTGAGAGGTGCCAGCAGCGaggggcacagggctgtggtGTGAGAGGTGTCAGCAGCGAGAGGCACAGGGCTGAGGTGTGAGAGGTGCCAGCAGTAAGGCCAAGGGGCACAGGGCTGAGGCGTGAGAGGTGCCAGCAGCGaggggcacagggctgtggtGTGAGAGGTGCCAGCAGCGAGAGGCACAGGGCTGAGGTGTGAGAGGTGCCAGCAGTAAGGCCAAGGGGCACAGAGCTGTGGTGTGAGAGGTGCCAGCAGCGAGGGGCACAGGGCTGAGGTGTGAGAGGTGCCAGCAGCGAGGGGCACAGGGCTGAGGTGTGAGAGGTGTCAGCAGTGAGGGGCACAGGGCTGAGGTGTGAGAGGTGCCAGCAGCGaggggcacagggctgtggtGTGAGAGGTGCCAGCAGCGAGGGGCACAGGGCTGAGGTGTGAGAGGTGTCAGCAGTGAGGGGCACAGGGCTGAGGTGTGAGAGGTGCCAGCAGCGAGGGGCACAGGGCTGAGGTGTGAGAGGTGCCAGCAGTGAGGGGCACAGGGCTGAGGTGTGAGAGGTGTCAGCAGTGaggggcacagggctgtggtGTGAGAGGTGCCAGCAGTGAGGGGCACAGGGCTGTAGTGTGAGAGGTGCCAGCAGCGAGGGGCACAGGGCTGAGGTGTGAGAGGTGCCAGCAGCGAGGGGCACAGGGCTGAGGTGTGAGAGGTGCCAGCAGTGaggggcacagggctgtggtGTG
This window encodes:
- the GRK2 gene encoding beta-adrenergic receptor kinase 1 isoform X1, with amino-acid sequence MADLEAVLADVSYLMAMEKSRAAPAARASKRIVLPEPSIRSVMQKYLEDRGEVTFDKVFTQKIGYLLFRDFAFTQAEEAKALMEFYEEIKKYEKLDSEEERMARSRHIFDHYIMKELLACSHPFSKSATEHVQSRLSKKQVPPDLFQPYIEEICQNLRGGVFQKFIESDKFTRFCQWKNVELNIHLTMNDFSVHRIIGRGGFGEVYGCRKADTGKMYAMKCLDKKRIKMKQGETLALNERIMLSLVSTGDCPFIVCMSYAFHTPDKLSFILDLMNGGDLHYHLSQHGVFSEAEMRFYAAEIILGLEHMHSRFVVYRDLKPANILLDEFGHVRISDLGLACDFSKKKPHASVGTHGYMAPEVLQKGVAYDSSADWFSLGCMLFKLLRGHSPFRQHKTKDKHEIDRMTLTMAVELPDSFSPELHSLLEGLLQRDVNRRLGCMGRGAQEVKEEPFFKGLDWQMVFLQKYPPPLIPPRGEVNAADAFDIGSFDEEDTKGIKLLESDQELYRNFPLTISERWQQEVTETVFEAVNADTDKLEARKKAKNKQLGHEEEYAMGKDCIMHGYMAKLGNPFLTQWQRRYFYLFPNRLEWRGEGESPQSLLTMEEIDSVEETQVKERKCILLRIRGGKQFVLQCDSDPELVQWRKELRDAQRQAQQLLQRVPRMQNKPRSPVVELSKVPFIQRSANGL
- the GRK2 gene encoding beta-adrenergic receptor kinase 1 isoform X2; protein product: MADLEAVLADVSYLMAMEKSRAAPAARASKRIVLPEPSIRSVMQKYLEDRGEVTFDKVFTQKIGYLLFRDFAFTQAEEAKALMEFYEEIKKYEKLDSEEERMARSRHIFDHYIMKELLACSHPFSKSATEHVQSRLSKKQVPPDLFQPYIEEICQNLRGGVFQKFIESDKFTRFCQWKNVELNIHLTMNDFSVHRIIGRGGFGEVYGCRKADTGKMYAMKCLDKKRIKMKQGETLALNERIMLSLVSTGDCPFIVCMSYAFHTPDKLSFILDLMNGGDLHYHLSQHGVFSEAEMRFYAAEIILGLEHMHSRFVVYRDLKPANILLDEFGHVRISDLGLACDFSKKKPHASVGTHGYMAPEVLQKGVAYDSSADWFSLGCMLFKLLRGHSPFRQHKTKDKHEIDRMTLTMAVELPDSFSPELHSLLEGLLQRDVNRRLGCMGRGAQEVKEEPFFKGLDWQMVFLQKYPPPLIPPRGEVNAADAFDIGSFDEEDTKGIKLLESDQELYRNFPLTISERWQQEVTETVFEAVNADTDKLEARKKAKNKQLGHEEEYAMGKDCIMHGYMAKLGNPFLTQWQRRYFYLFPNRLEWRGEGESPSLLTMEEIDSVEETQVKERKCILLRIRGGKQFVLQCDSDPELVQWRKELRDAQRQAQQLLQRVPRMQNKPRSPVVELSKVPFIQRSANGL